In Bacillus rossius redtenbacheri isolate Brsri chromosome 15, Brsri_v3, whole genome shotgun sequence, one genomic interval encodes:
- the LOC134539642 gene encoding DNA repair protein XRCC1-like, with amino-acid sequence KDAVSPRQLGTLLTRQVVIGASCLQHLLRNHPAENLIKSDKTKKWKCNSWESSVSVVLELAKETKISGIDIGNEHSAFVEVLVGRSSTPNKDFQVLLVASSFMSPLESRGGTNANRVRMFAGDQLSKPAAEQKWDRVKVVCTQPFNKHVKFGLSFLALRAPASSEDSQGASGRIGQFVVKDCDDVIPVGSLFKKRKQLGDSQPLSGAAAIREASSPAALAKAASKPAKGNPQESDISNGEGKANAETKERIGGSKASDESSEDGKASSSNGKVVSAGRKRPDDGEAETAKGSKREVDPGTSRRAKKPRPGPEPAAERRKPFEKLLEGVMLVISGYQNPHRSNVRCFALEMGAKYQPDWTDRCTHLICAFQNTPKFRQVKGKGKIVTKEWIEECYIQRKRLPWRRFALDKKDKSKNESEDEILELKDEPEHSFSRGNERLKPKSGSDTDDDIQIVQVVGPGNKDGSNNSVCCTDPYDDDTDVDSDTDGTKENHPDTSHMPLPFLPTMFDGKTFYLSEDLGKETRKQLQRYIIAFKGKVLESLSAEVHLAVANSRKSIKEVEKYPHVTVVRSSWVWACNDEGMLLPTSNHLL; translated from the exons AATCACCCAGCAGAAAATCTTATCAAAAGTGACAAGACCAAGAAATGGAAATGCAACTCTTGGGAAAGCAGTGTGTCAGTTGTTTTAGAACTGGCTAAAGAGACAAAAATCAGTGGGATTGACATTGGGAATGAACACTCGGCTTTTGTTGAAGTGTTGGTTGGCAGATCAAGTACTccaaataaagatttccaa GTCCTGCTGGTGGCATCGTCCTTCATGTCCCCGCTGGAGTCCCGGGGCGGGACCAACGCGAACCGCGTGCGCATGTTTGCGGGCGACCAGCTGAGCAAGCCGGCGGCCGAGCAGAAGTGGGACAGGGTCAAGGTGGTGTGCACCCAGCCCTTCAACAAGCACGTCAAGTTCGGGCTGTCGTTCCTCGCCCTGCGCGCCCCTGCTTCCAGCGAAGACTCCCAGGGCGCGTCCGGCAGGATCGGGCAGTTCGTCGTGAAGGATTGCGACGACGTGATACCTGTCGGGAGCCTCTTTAAGAAACGCAAGCAGCTAGGCGATTCCCAGCCACTTTCAG GCGCGGCGGCAATAAGAGAGGCTTCTAGTCCTGCAGCGCTGGCCAAAGCAGCGTCAAAGCCAGCGAAGGGCAACCCCCAGGAGTCTGACATCTCGAATGGTGAAG GAAAGGCTAATGCTGAAACCAAAGAAAGAATCGGCGGTAGCAAAGCTTCGGACGAGAGCTCTGAAGACGGCAAGGCTTCGTCGTCCAACGGGAAGGTCGTGAGTGCCGGAAGGAAACGCCCGGACGACGGTGAAGCCGAGACGGCGAAGGGGTCGAAGAGGGAGGTCGACCCCGGGACCTCGCGGAGGGCCAAAAAGCCGCGGCCGGGGCCGGAACCCGCTGCCGAGCGGAGGAAACCTTTCGAGAAGTTGCTGGAAGGGGTCATGTTGGTGATCAGCGGCTATCAGAATCCCCATCGCAGCAACGTGAGGTGTTTCGCGTTGGAAATGGGCGCAAAATACCAGCCTGACTGGACGGACAGATGCACCCATTTGAT TTGTGCTTTTCAAAACACACCCAAGTTCCGGCAGGTGAAAGGCAAAGGCAAAATTGTAACAAAAGAATGGATTGAGGAATGTTATATACAACGCAAGCGATTACCGTGGAGAAG GTTTGCTTTGGACAAAAAGGACAAGTCAAAGAATGAAAGCGAGGATGAAATACTTGAACTCAAAG atgAACCAGAACATTCATTTTCAAGGGGAAATGAGAGATTAAAGCCTAAATCTGGTTCGGACACAGACGACGATATCCAGAT AGTGCAGGTTGTTGGCCCTGGCAACAAAGACGGCAGCAACAACAGCGTGTGTTGCACAGACCCTTACGATGACGACACGGATGTGGACAGCGACACGGATGGGACAAAGGAGAACCACCCAGACACCTCTCACATGCCACTGCCGTTCCTGCCAACTATGTTCGATGGGAAAACCTTCTACCTGAGCGAAGATCTCGGCAAAGAGACAAGAAAACAGTTGCAGCGTTACATAATTGCGTTCAAAGG AAAAGTTTTGGAAAGTCTGAGTGCGGAAGTGCACCTTGCAGTAGCAAACTCGAGAAAGAGCATAAAGGAG GTCGAAAAGTACCCACATGTTACTGTCGTACGAAGCAGTTGGGTGTGGGCGTGTAATGATGAAGGAATGCTCTTGCCCACTTCAAATCACCTGTTATAG